One part of the Eptesicus fuscus isolate TK198812 chromosome 20, DD_ASM_mEF_20220401, whole genome shotgun sequence genome encodes these proteins:
- the ARL5C gene encoding putative ADP-ribosylation factor-like protein 5C yields MNEVVHTCPTIGSNVEEVVLRKTHFLMWDVGGQEALRSTWNTYFSNTEFIILVIDSTDRDRLLTTREELYKMLAHEALRDASVLIFANKQDLKDSMTTVEISQFLTLSAIKDHPWHIQGCCALTGEGLLAGLQWMQSRATAN; encoded by the exons ATGAACGAGGTGGTCCACACGTGTCCCACCATCGGCAGCAACGTGGAGGAGGTTGTTCTGCGGAAGACCCACTTTCTCATGTGGGACGTAGGGGGCCAAGAGGCGCTGCGCTCCACCTGGAACACATACTTCTCCAACACGGAG ttCATCATCCTTGTGATCGACAGCACGGACCGGGACCGGCTGCTGACCACTCGGGAGGAGCTGTACAAGATGCTGGCCCATGAG GCTCTGCGAGATGCTTCTGTCCTGATCTTTGCCAATAAGCAGGATCTGAAGGACTCCATGACCACCGTGGAGATCTCCCAATTCCTCACCCTTAGTGCCATCAAAGACCACCCATGGCACATACAGGGCTGCTGTGCCCTCACCGGGGAAGG GCTGCTTGCTGGGCTCCAGTGGATGCAATCTCGGGCCACTGCCAACTGA